AGTTGAACTCGAACTTCACCAGTGGGTCGACATAGATATTTGTGCTAGAAATTGGATAAAATCATACGATATTGACTACTTTTGATTGGAAACGAGACTGTTGTCGACTCGATTGGCTCAATGGGTTGTTAGAAATAAGCTTTGCACAGAACTTTTCAGCGACTCACATAACACAGATATTCATGGTGCTGGGACTAGATGGTTCAAGTAAGTAGCATCATTCAACacgaaactcctgcgaagcaggagctacggggtctggggcagcgccccagccgccaggGGCACAGGCTGACCCCCCAATTGTGGGTATATTTTTGAGACATACCTAACTTATTAGAATAATTCATTGCATATGTCGGACCCTGGTTCCAGGCGGACGGCAAATAGAGAGAGTAGAGCCAATAGAGATGGCAGAGTGGGTAAAAATGCCAGGGGTCTTGGGGATAGTATAGGGGAGACGAGTAGTGGAGCCAGTCCTTTCGAGTCTGTTTATGTGGATGTGGCGACGGCTGATGAtgttacccctgaaatgGCAGATGTGAGTAAAAGTGGTGTGTACCCGGTGATTATATCTCCAACACCTACCTCGTTTTCTCCATTATTGCCGCATATCGACTCGTCTACTACAGCCACAAATTATCCGTCGAGGAATTTTTTGGATGACTGCCTGCAGAGCCCTTCTCCAAGGATCCGATCGAGATCGGCTTCATTTTCCAAGCAGAAGGAGGTGGCAGGGAGTGAAAGTTTGTCAGGGGTGGCTAGTCAGGGTAGTAATGAGACGGGTCAAGGTTTTGGAACCCCTGTTCTGAATGGAGCGTCGGGAAATAGTGATGGTGTTGCCGGTTCGTCAATTGCATCAAGTATGAGCTCGCCAAGCACGCGAAATTACCAGCATTATGCATCAGTTGAAGCTGACACGGTTCATAGAAGTATTCTGGCATCACGAAGTATCACACCTCATAGCCATGTTTCTAGCAGACGGCCCTCGATATCCCTGTCTGGACCGTCTGGACAGATCAGTAACTCGAATTGGGCTGCTGATAAGCTGCTTGATATATTCGAGTACTTTCTTAGCGGCGACAGTGAGAATGCTGATGGTTTTGACGGAGGTGTCAATGGAAGGACTACTGCCAGTGATAgcgatgatgctgatgttgacgaGAAGCATCAGAAGACTCGGGGAGGAGACAAGATTCCTCGAACGAAAACCGCGTTCAAACCACAGGCGATTGCTGTGTCTAGCGTGTCCTCTTTTGTGACGCTTGCTATTCTTTTCGCGTCTATATTGTTCATTTCAGCGTGTGCATTTTCTTTTATAACCAGCAATCCAGATACGAAAATATGCCGACTGCCTTATATGAACGAGTCGTACCGTTCATTTCCCCAGTTCAACGAGACGTCAACCAGACTCGGGTCTAGGTATTCGCTGCATTTATACAGAGAGCAGAATATCGATCCCAAAGACAAGCTGAATGGAGTGCCTGTTATATTTATACCTGGAAACGCTGGAAGTTATCGCCAGGTACGGTCgcttgctgctgaagctgcATACCAGTTTGACTCgctgaagaagagtctGCTCGACAAGCCTGATAAACGGGGTCTCGATTTTTTCACCACCGACTTTGGCGAAGATTTGACTGCTTTTCATGGCCGGTCATTGCTTGAACAGGCCGAATACCTAAACGATGCTATAGAATTTATTCTGTCTCTTTATGAGACAAATGTCGTGCCAAATCGACGAGGACACAAACTCAGTAATGGCCATATGAATCAGGTGCCTCGTCCAAAATCCGTGATACTGATCGGTCATTCTATGGGAGGTATTGTTGCCAGAACTATGTTTACACTGTCTAACTACCGACCGGGATCTATTAACACCATCTTGACGTTTGCTGCTCCACATTCGCTGCCTCCTGTTAGCTCGGATCCGTATTTGGTTGAGGTGTATGAGACTGTGAACAGGTACTGGCGCGATTCATTTTCGCAAGACCTCATTGGTCAAAATTCATTGTCGCACGTGTCTGTTGTGTCGATAGCTGGCGGTACTTTGGATCAAATGATCCCGTCAGACCATGCCAGTGTTTCATCGATGATTCCTCCCACAAATGGCATCACTGTGTTTACCAGTACCATCCCATTTGTATGGTCGGGAATAGACCATCAGGCGATAATCTGGTGCGACCAGCTTCGAAAAgtggttgctgctgccctGTTGGATATAGTAGATGCTCGCGTGTCCACCAAGACAAAGTCGATTGGTGATCGAATGCAGATATTCTCACAGCATTTCTTGACGGGTCTGGAAAACGAGTCCCACAGTTATATCAAACCCACGATTTCTGATTTAACGaaagacgatgaagagtCTACTGTTGTCGATGAAACAACTCTTGACGATTCAGAACTGGAACCCGATACGCTGCTTGCATTTGACGATGTCAACCGAGTACTATTTCCTGACAGACAACATCTGAGAATTGATATTGGCAGCAGCGCTCGTCAACGACGTCGGTCTTCTTCCGGCAGTATTTACCAGTTACCGATTCCGTCTAGCGGCCAGTTTTCCCTGCTCACCGACCAGAAACTTGTTTCACCAACGAAATTCTCAACTGTGGATACTGTGGATATTGAACAGCTGAATCAATACGACAGCCAAGTTGAGCAAGGTGTATACGTTTTGGCCTGCAGGTATGCTGTTGATAAACAAAACATTGGGGGTTCACTATTGTCTATCTTGGATATGAGTAAAGCTGGTGCTACGACCAATTCCGTCACCCTTGTTTGTAAAAATATGGCGTCTTTTGCGAAATATGTCCCAGTAGCTGATGCCAGTTACACTAATACTGAGCTGGCACCACCCGACCCTGAGAAGTACTCGTCTTTTATTCATTACAACGCTTCAGACCTGTCCAATTACGACTTTATAACGGTTGTTGATTCGAGCGATGTGGATTCACAGGGATTTCTTGTGGCTGACATAGAACCCGAAAGAGAATCACTGTTcattgaagttgaagaatctAATCCTTTGTTGTTTGCCCTGAAGGGCAAATCCGTTAAGATCTCAAACAGCTCGGTAATGGTAGACGTGTCTTTCAAAACAGTATGGAGCAGTCTATTGGCCTATCATCTCACTGTGGGATATAACCCCCGTGGTAAATCGTCGTTATTCCGACCGTTTTTCCGACAGTATGTTGATGATCCTCATGAATCAAAGTTTTATTTGCATCTTCTGCCTGATACAAAAGTCAATATCAATGTTCATTCCATTGCACCATTCTCACCATTTAATCACAAGACCGATGTCGATTACCATAACCTCCACTTCCAGGTCTGGTCTGATAATTCCAGTACGGGCGATCTCGAACTGTTACTTGAACTAGATCCCATTGCAAGTCTAGGGAAACTTGTCCTTCACTACCGAGTGGCACTGGCTTACTTCCCTGTGTGTATTACCGCGctggtttttttggtaCAGCTTCATGTCTACAACATTAGTGGCCTTTTTGTTAGCTTTGGTGATGGGTTAAGAATATTCACTGCCCGATATTTATTAGCGCTTCTGGCTTTTGCTGCCATTCTGCCGACCTTGATCACCTTGCCGCTTGTTGACAAGCTGTTCTATCTTATCGAGCCGTCAATGGATCCGTCTACTGGAGAAGGGCCAGCAAGCGCTTTCTTCCTGGCCAGAAAAAACCAATTCTTCCTTGGTCTCGAAAGGGGCCATTTATGGGTCCTTGGaccattatttattttagtAGCAGTTGGCGTATGTCATGCCACCTACTGCattgtattatttattgtcaaCCTCCTTGGGCGTATCACTGCCCCAGCTATTACGACTAGTCACGACAGATGGCTATACAAACTGTTCAATACGCTGAGTATCGTGTTGTTGATTGTCTCTACAGGTGTGCTATTCCCGTATCAGCTGTCATTTGTCATCTTATGTCTCCTCCAATTGGTATCGGCCATCAGCCAGCAATCTCATCTTGTACCGGTTTCCAAgatacaacaacaagatCTTAATCTGCTTCACCTAACTATATCTGTTCTGATAGTTATGATTTGGATCATGCCGACTAATCTCACAACGCTGGCTGTTTATGTTCACAATCTTCGTCTCAGGTTGGACATGCCTTTCCACCCTTTTGA
The Sugiyamaella lignohabitans strain CBS 10342 chromosome A, complete sequence genome window above contains:
- the BST1 gene encoding Bst1p (GPI inositol deacylase of the endoplasmic reticulum (ER); negatively regulates COPII vesicle formation; prevents production of vesicles with defective subunits; required for proper discrimination between resident ER proteins and Golgi-bound cargo molecules; GO_component: GO:0005783 - endoplasmic reticulum [Evidence IEA]; GO_component: GO:0005783 - endoplasmic reticulum [Evidence IDA] [PMID 8862519]; GO_component: GO:0005789 - endoplasmic reticulum membrane [Evidence IEA]; GO_component: GO:0016021 - integral component of membrane [Evidence IEA]; GO_component: GO:0016021 - integral component of membrane [Evidence ISM] [PMID 12192589]; GO_component: GO:0016021 - integral component of membrane [Evidence ISS] [PMID 8862519]; GO_component: GO:0016020 - membrane [Evidence IEA]; GO_function: GO:0016787 - hydrolase activity [Evidence IEA]; GO_function: GO:0016788 - hydrolase activity, acting on ester bonds [Evidence IEA]; GO_function: GO:0050185 - phosphatidylinositol deacylase activity [Evidence IGI] [PMID 14734546]; GO_process: GO:0006888 - ER to Golgi vesicle-mediated transport [Evidence IMP] [PMID 8862519]; GO_process: GO:0030433 - ER-associated ubiquitin-dependent protein catabolic process [Evidence IMP] [PMID 11673477]; GO_process: GO:0006505 - GPI anchor metabolic process [Evidence IEA]; GO_process: GO:0006505 - GPI anchor metabolic process [Evidence IGI] [PMID 14734546]; GO_process: GO:0006886 - intracellular protein transport [Evidence IEA]; GO_process: GO:0006621 - protein retention in ER lumen [Evidence IMP] [PMID 8862519]; GO_process: GO:0015031 - protein transport [Evidence IEA]; GO_process: GO:0006810 - transport [Evidence IEA]; GO_process: GO:0016050 - vesicle organization [Evidence IGI,IMP] [PMID 8862519]), which produces MSDPGSRRTANRESRANRDGRVGKNARGLGDSIGETSSGASPFESVYVDVATADDVTPEMADVSKSGVYPVIISPTPTSFSPLLPHIDSSTTATNYPSRNFLDDCLQSPSPRIRSRSASFSKQKEVAGSESLSGVASQGSNETGQGFGTPVLNGASGNSDGVAGSSIASSMSSPSTRNYQHYASVEADTVHRSILASRSITPHSHVSSRRPSISLSGPSGQISNSNWAADKLLDIFEYFLSGDSENADGFDGGVNGRTTASDSDDADVDEKHQKTRGGDKIPRTKTAFKPQAIAVSSVSSFVTLAILFASILFISACAFSFITSNPDTKICRLPYMNESYRSFPQFNETSTRLGSRYSLHLYREQNIDPKDKLNGVPVIFIPGNAGSYRQVRSLAAEAAYQFDSLKKSLLDKPDKRGLDFFTTDFGEDLTAFHGRSLLEQAEYLNDAIEFILSLYETNVVPNRRGHKLSNGHMNQVPRPKSVILIGHSMGGIVARTMFTLSNYRPGSINTILTFAAPHSLPPVSSDPYLVEVYETVNRYWRDSFSQDLIGQNSLSHVSVVSIAGGTLDQMIPSDHASVSSMIPPTNGITVFTSTIPFVWSGIDHQAIIWCDQLRKVVAAALLDIVDARVSTKTKSIGDRMQIFSQHFLTGLENESHSYIKPTISDLTKDDEESTVVDETTLDDSELEPDTLLAFDDVNRVLFPDRQHLRIDIGSSARQRRRSSSGSIYQLPIPSSGQFSLLTDQKLVSPTKFSTVDTVDIEQLNQYDSQVEQGVYVLACRYAVDKQNIGGSLLSILDMSKAGATTNSVTLVCKNMASFAKYVPVADASYTNTELAPPDPEKYSSFIHYNASDLSNYDFITVVDSSDVDSQGFLVADIEPERESLFIEVEESNPLLFALKGKSVKISNSSVMVDVSFKTVWSSLLAYHLTVGYNPRGKSSLFRPFFRQYVDDPHESKFYLHLLPDTKVNINVHSIAPFSPFNHKTDVDYHNLHFQVWSDNSSTGDLELLLELDPIASLGKLVLHYRVALAYFPVCITALVFLVQLHVYNISGLFVSFGDGLRIFTARYLLALLAFAAILPTLITLPLVDKLFYLIEPSMDPSTGEGPASAFFLARKNQFFLGLERGHLWVLGPLFILVAVGVCHATYCIVLFIVNLLGRITAPAITTSHDRWLYKLFNTLSIVLLIVSTGVLFPYQLSFVILCLLQLVSAISQQSHLVPVSKIQQQDLNLLHLTISVLIVMIWIMPTNLTTLAVYVHNLRLRLDMPFHPFDNLVSIVPIILLCERINSGHMIPRMARSAKRILTYCMIGYISGYSLIFGMQRMYWIYHLVNFFAGWLWAVYAEVEDGS